A single genomic interval of Rosistilla ulvae harbors:
- a CDS encoding transthyretin-like family protein — MLLSVSPQRSVFAAAVLTLALVGCSGSNLPELGSVTGVVTYEGQPVPSAIVTFQPQEGRPSVAMTDDEGKYELLFVKDTPGALLGDHKVTISNESAMEGDQSPNDAMPLLPAKYNSQSTLTALVEPGSQTIDFPLQ; from the coding sequence ATGTTACTTTCCGTTTCTCCGCAACGATCTGTTTTCGCCGCCGCAGTCCTCACTCTCGCATTGGTTGGTTGCAGCGGATCGAACCTGCCTGAACTCGGTTCTGTCACGGGCGTCGTCACCTACGAAGGGCAACCGGTCCCGAGTGCCATCGTGACGTTCCAACCTCAAGAAGGGCGTCCGTCGGTTGCGATGACCGATGACGAAGGAAAATATGAACTGCTGTTTGTGAAGGACACTCCCGGTGCGTTACTGGGTGATCACAAGGTCACGATCAGCAATGAATCGGCGATGGAAGGGGATCAATCGCCAAACGATGCGATGCCACTGCTGCCCGCGAAATACAATTCCCAGTCCACCCTGACCGCCCTGGTCGAACCCGGTTCGCAAACGATCGACTTTCCCCTGCAGTAG
- a CDS encoding ABC transporter ATP-binding protein has protein sequence MDSDTQTIELPEEPPARQYLLDAQDLHVELSGHHVLKRINLKIPRGETLALIGESGCGKTVLMKTLVGLVRPSRGIVRFDGQDIAAMKPAEAVNFRKKIGFVFQNAALFDSMTVGQNVAFPLRQHNVVDADQVEPLVLRALGEVGLPDDIVRRRPAQLSGGMRKRVGIARALILQPDLVLYDEPTTGLDPIVSDVINELMLGVRRKYPVTSIIVTHDMNTARKVADRVIMLYPRRRLKDHESQVLFDGPPTSLENFEDRRVRQFVRGEAGERLMEMRQLSEEMDEQLDNDRFENEDDDESPLVQ, from the coding sequence ATGGATTCGGACACCCAAACGATCGAATTGCCCGAAGAACCGCCGGCCCGTCAGTACCTGCTGGACGCGCAGGATCTGCACGTCGAGCTTTCGGGGCATCACGTCCTGAAGCGAATCAATCTGAAGATTCCGCGGGGCGAGACGTTGGCGCTGATCGGCGAGAGTGGCTGTGGCAAGACGGTTTTGATGAAGACTTTGGTCGGGCTGGTGCGCCCGTCGCGTGGAATCGTCCGTTTCGATGGCCAAGACATCGCCGCGATGAAACCGGCAGAAGCTGTCAACTTTCGCAAGAAGATTGGTTTTGTTTTTCAGAACGCCGCGCTGTTCGACAGCATGACCGTTGGACAGAACGTTGCCTTTCCGCTGCGGCAGCATAACGTCGTCGATGCCGATCAGGTGGAACCGCTTGTGTTACGGGCGTTGGGGGAAGTTGGGCTGCCCGATGACATCGTTCGCCGCCGACCGGCTCAGCTGTCCGGCGGGATGCGAAAACGGGTCGGCATTGCGCGGGCTTTGATCCTGCAGCCCGATCTGGTTTTGTACGACGAACCGACCACCGGTTTGGACCCGATCGTCAGCGATGTGATCAATGAATTGATGCTTGGTGTGCGTCGCAAGTATCCCGTTACCAGCATCATCGTGACCCACGACATGAACACCGCCCGAAAAGTTGCCGACCGCGTGATCATGTTATATCCGCGTCGTCGTTTGAAGGACCACGAATCCCAGGTCCTGTTCGATGGCCCGCCGACATCGCTCGAGAATTTTGAAGATCGTCGCGTCCGCCAATTTGTACGTGGCGAAGCGGGCGAGCGATTGATGGAGATGCGGCAGCTGAGTGAAGAGATGGACGAGCAGTTGGACAACGACAGATTTGAAAACGAAGACGACGACGAATCGCCTTTGGTTCAGTAG
- a CDS encoding MlaD family protein has product MDDRRLEFGVGVLVLASIGVSIILMFIFGAYPVLLKKEYPITANFPTVAGIDVDTPVVKYGYPIGRVTKIQLGADGVDVMMMIDAKYPIHKNEIPRIGSQRLVTGEARIEFVKANEKQLLELFDGKVNNPPDGVLQPTETAFAQEYVPEDGYYVRVTDGVSSDPFAVLMSLEGEFRGTLKSIEDAGKSVDSLASQLESNVKTLFKGDGTQVQQIAQQTSQTLEQVRRTAAEVESILQDTQMKEKLKASLDRFPVLLDDAQETMHVAQRAIQSFENVGDSVNDTVKSVDRTVRNIERFTTPLADNSDELVANVLRSLNNLDQVLVQVAYFTEQLNEGDGTIKRLIEDDELYWQVRRIAGNIENLTARVRPIVDDARVFADKIARDPGTLGVRGALSRRPQGAGLK; this is encoded by the coding sequence ATGGACGATCGCAGACTTGAATTTGGCGTTGGCGTGCTGGTGCTCGCGTCGATCGGAGTTTCCATCATCTTGATGTTCATCTTCGGTGCCTATCCGGTGCTGTTGAAGAAAGAATATCCAATCACCGCGAATTTCCCTACCGTCGCCGGGATCGATGTCGATACGCCCGTCGTGAAGTACGGCTATCCGATCGGTCGCGTCACCAAAATCCAACTCGGTGCCGACGGTGTCGACGTGATGATGATGATCGATGCCAAATATCCGATCCACAAAAACGAGATTCCGCGAATCGGTTCGCAGCGGTTGGTCACCGGAGAAGCTCGCATCGAGTTTGTCAAAGCCAATGAGAAGCAGTTGTTGGAGTTGTTCGATGGCAAGGTGAACAATCCGCCCGACGGGGTCTTGCAGCCGACGGAAACTGCGTTTGCGCAAGAGTATGTTCCGGAGGATGGTTATTACGTGCGAGTGACCGACGGGGTTTCATCGGATCCGTTTGCGGTGCTGATGAGTCTCGAAGGGGAGTTTCGCGGCACGCTGAAATCGATCGAAGACGCTGGCAAGTCGGTCGACTCACTGGCTTCGCAATTGGAATCGAACGTCAAAACGCTCTTCAAGGGAGACGGCACGCAGGTCCAGCAGATCGCGCAACAGACCTCGCAGACGTTGGAGCAGGTCCGCAGGACGGCGGCGGAAGTCGAATCGATCCTACAAGACACGCAGATGAAAGAGAAGTTGAAGGCGTCGTTGGATCGCTTTCCGGTACTGCTAGATGATGCGCAAGAGACGATGCATGTCGCTCAACGAGCGATCCAAAGCTTCGAGAACGTCGGCGACTCGGTGAACGATACGGTCAAGTCGGTTGACCGCACGGTTCGCAACATCGAACGCTTTACCACGCCGCTGGCCGACAACTCCGACGAATTGGTCGCCAACGTGCTGCGAAGTCTCAACAATCTGGACCAAGTCTTGGTGCAAGTCGCATACTTTACGGAGCAGTTGAACGAAGGGGACGGGACGATCAAACGCTTGATCGAAGACGACGAACTCTACTGGCAGGTCCGGCGGATCGCCGGCAACATCGAAAACCTGACAGCTCGTGTTCGCCCGATCGTCGACGACGCGCGCGTCTTCGCCGACAAGATCGCTCGCGACCCCGGCACCCTCGGCGTCCGCGGAGCGCTCAGCCGGCGACCGCAGGGAGCGGGGCTGAAGTAA
- a CDS encoding dihydrodipicolinate synthase family protein, translating into MPLKTAPLQGLVAATFTPLASDRTLDTAAIPAMVDHLVDDKIAGLYVLGSTGEGPSLTQSERCTVAEAFVQSAAGRLPVIVQVGCESLSSARELATHAQQIGADAVSAVSPVYFKPDCVETLVDSMAEIAAGAPNLPFYYYHIPAVTGVNYSMVDFLRLAADRIPTLRGIKFTSTNVFEFQSCLEFAGDRFQLLWGLDEMLLSGLGAGAQAAVGSTYNFAAPIYQRLLAAFAAGDLGEARRQQSLSQAIVRAFIPYGPRGAQKAIMSMIGHDCGPSRLPVATLTPSQRDALRSDLDAISFFDAVDVGGLQSIGSNT; encoded by the coding sequence ATGCCGTTGAAAACCGCTCCGTTGCAGGGCTTGGTCGCTGCAACCTTTACGCCGCTGGCCAGCGACCGAACGCTCGACACCGCTGCAATCCCCGCGATGGTCGATCACTTGGTCGACGACAAAATCGCGGGGTTGTATGTGTTGGGCAGCACCGGCGAAGGTCCTTCGCTGACGCAATCGGAACGGTGCACCGTCGCCGAAGCATTCGTGCAATCGGCCGCCGGGCGATTGCCGGTGATCGTGCAGGTGGGATGCGAAAGCTTGAGTAGCGCCCGGGAACTGGCAACCCACGCCCAACAGATCGGTGCCGACGCGGTCTCCGCCGTCAGTCCCGTCTACTTCAAGCCCGATTGTGTGGAGACGCTTGTCGATTCGATGGCAGAGATCGCCGCGGGAGCGCCGAATCTGCCGTTCTATTACTACCATATCCCCGCAGTGACCGGCGTTAATTACAGCATGGTCGACTTTTTGCGGCTGGCCGCCGATCGCATCCCGACGCTGCGCGGGATCAAATTTACGTCGACCAACGTGTTTGAATTCCAGAGCTGTTTGGAGTTTGCTGGCGACCGATTCCAGTTGCTGTGGGGATTGGACGAGATGTTGTTGAGCGGACTCGGCGCCGGTGCTCAAGCGGCCGTCGGCAGCACCTACAACTTTGCGGCTCCGATCTACCAGCGTCTATTGGCCGCCTTTGCCGCTGGCGATTTGGGCGAAGCTCGTCGTCAACAGTCGCTGTCGCAAGCGATCGTTAGGGCGTTTATCCCCTATGGACCACGAGGTGCCCAGAAGGCGATCATGTCGATGATCGGCCACGATTGCGGCCCCAGTCGCCTGCCGGTCGCAACGCTTACACCGTCGCAACGCGATGCTTTGCGGAGCGATCTCGATGCGATTAGCTTCTTCGATGCCGTGGACGTTGGCGGCCTGCAATCGATCGGATCCAACACATGA
- a CDS encoding sialidase family protein yields the protein MLQRFLISAGCLLGGFGFVSAAEKPNLPIVDIAQQTERHVTIAEGTPKVYQGHPTTLLMPDGKTIFAVWCINHGGAAGPMAKSTDGGLNWSRLDKQLPAGFSTHQNCPSIYRMVGPDKKERLWVWSAALGKRGGPGMPSIMSEDGGATWKEMPPLGFPCVMTFSSVLQRKDGSYIGFFHKGPDGKDRTPLKVLQTVTNDGGFTWSEPEVVAAVEGKNPCEPFALRSPDGKQICVLMRENTHRGRSLMMFSDDEGETWSEPVDTSWGLTGDRHIGVQLEDGRWVFAFRDVAINSPTRGDFVAWVGTYDDIRNGRPGQYRIKLLQNYASNRLDCGYPGVELLPDGTIVATTYVKYAPGPEKHSVVSTRFKIAETDAMAKDTKTSNNK from the coding sequence ATGCTCCAACGATTTTTGATTTCCGCAGGCTGTCTCTTGGGCGGCTTTGGGTTCGTCAGTGCCGCCGAAAAACCCAACCTTCCGATCGTCGACATCGCCCAGCAAACCGAGCGTCATGTAACGATCGCAGAGGGAACACCCAAAGTCTACCAAGGACATCCAACGACACTGTTGATGCCCGATGGAAAAACGATCTTCGCGGTTTGGTGCATCAATCACGGCGGTGCCGCCGGCCCGATGGCCAAGAGCACCGATGGTGGACTCAACTGGTCGCGTCTCGACAAACAATTGCCAGCCGGATTCTCGACGCATCAAAACTGTCCCAGCATCTATCGGATGGTTGGGCCCGATAAAAAGGAACGGCTGTGGGTTTGGTCGGCAGCGCTCGGCAAACGGGGCGGTCCGGGAATGCCCAGCATCATGAGCGAAGATGGTGGGGCGACATGGAAGGAAATGCCGCCACTTGGATTTCCTTGCGTGATGACCTTCAGCAGCGTCTTGCAACGCAAAGACGGCAGCTACATCGGGTTCTTCCACAAGGGCCCCGACGGGAAGGATCGCACACCGCTGAAGGTTCTGCAGACCGTGACAAACGACGGCGGATTCACATGGTCCGAACCGGAAGTTGTCGCCGCGGTCGAAGGGAAGAATCCCTGCGAACCGTTTGCCTTGCGATCCCCCGACGGAAAACAGATCTGCGTGCTGATGCGAGAGAACACCCATCGTGGCCGCAGTTTGATGATGTTCTCCGATGACGAAGGGGAAACGTGGAGCGAACCGGTCGACACGTCGTGGGGCTTAACAGGCGATCGACACATCGGCGTACAACTGGAAGATGGTCGCTGGGTGTTCGCGTTCCGCGACGTCGCGATCAACAGCCCAACTCGCGGCGACTTCGTCGCTTGGGTCGGTACCTACGACGACATCCGCAACGGTCGCCCCGGACAATATCGGATCAAGCTGCTGCAGAATTACGCCTCCAACCGACTCGACTGCGGTTATCCGGGCGTGGAACTGCTGCCCGACGGAACGATTGTCGCGACGACTTACGTCAAATACGCTCCCGGCCCCGAAAAACATTCGGTCGTTTCGACTCGGTTCAAAATTGCCGAAACCGATGCGATGGCCAAAGATACCAAGACTTCGAACAACAAGTAA
- a CDS encoding MlaE family ABC transporter permease, which produces MRAGLRDWASDWGKIVVSGISTVGGIANFTLQMLRWIFTSLPRRETILPNFYQVGVLSLPVVALTGTFIGMVLAENSYYQFQSIGLESRLGGVINMTLVRELGPVLAATMLAGRVGSAMAAVLGTMRVTEQIDALATMGADPIHYLVVPRFLACIMLIPALTIMADFMGIVGGYFYSVVILGIDHAAYLNHSRQFVTGFDLFTGIFKSLFFGAVIAVVSCYRGFQAEAGAEGVGKAATSAFVHSFVMILVLDLVLGRLLNMIYFAFWPSGASLL; this is translated from the coding sequence ATGCGCGCCGGGCTCCGCGATTGGGCATCCGACTGGGGCAAGATCGTGGTTTCGGGAATCAGCACGGTCGGCGGGATCGCTAACTTCACCCTGCAGATGCTGCGGTGGATCTTTACGTCGCTGCCGCGGCGGGAGACGATTCTGCCGAACTTCTACCAGGTGGGCGTGTTGAGCCTGCCGGTGGTCGCGTTGACGGGAACCTTCATCGGGATGGTTTTAGCCGAAAACAGCTACTACCAATTTCAATCGATCGGTCTGGAAAGTCGGCTCGGCGGCGTGATCAATATGACGCTGGTCCGCGAACTGGGGCCGGTGCTCGCGGCGACGATGTTGGCCGGACGCGTCGGCAGCGCGATGGCAGCGGTGCTGGGGACGATGCGAGTGACCGAGCAGATCGATGCCTTGGCAACGATGGGGGCCGACCCCATTCATTATCTTGTCGTGCCGCGGTTTCTCGCCTGTATCATGTTGATTCCGGCGCTGACGATCATGGCCGACTTCATGGGAATCGTCGGCGGATATTTTTATAGCGTCGTGATTTTGGGGATCGATCACGCGGCTTACCTGAACCATTCACGTCAATTCGTGACAGGGTTTGACCTGTTCACTGGGATCTTTAAGAGCTTGTTCTTCGGTGCCGTGATCGCTGTGGTCAGTTGCTACCGTGGTTTTCAAGCTGAAGCGGGAGCCGAGGGTGTGGGCAAAGCAGCCACGTCGGCGTTTGTCCATTCGTTTGTCATGATCCTGGTCCTCGATCTCGTCTTGGGCCGGTTGTTGAACATGATCTACTTCGCATTCTGGCCATCGGGAGCTTCGCTACTGTGA